A region from the Patescibacteria group bacterium genome encodes:
- a CDS encoding NUDIX domain-containing protein translates to MEKEYAKVLVAADVIVEKDRRYLLVQEKKKSAYGLWNFPAGKVEVGETIAEAAVREVKEETGYSVKLIGEVMIIHEDLEHCVEHIFAGEITDGDLKFPEDEIMDAQWFSLEEIESMKNALRFAWILEAVMKYEETFKNFV, encoded by the coding sequence ATGGAAAAAGAATATGCTAAAGTTTTGGTTGCAGCTGATGTGATTGTTGAAAAAGATCGCCGATATTTATTAGTCCAAGAAAAGAAGAAATCAGCTTATGGTCTGTGGAATTTTCCCGCAGGCAAGGTTGAAGTCGGGGAAACAATTGCGGAAGCGGCAGTGCGCGAAGTCAAGGAAGAAACCGGATACTCGGTAAAATTAATCGGGGAAGTTATGATTATTCACGAAGACCTTGAGCATTGCGTGGAACATATTTTTGCCGGTGAAATAACCGATGGGGATTTGAAATTTCCTGAAGATGAAATTATGGATGCCCAGTGGTTTTCTTTGGAAGAAATTGAATCAATGAAAAACGCTTTACGGTTTGCTTGGATTTTGGAAGCAGTCATGAAATACGAAGAAACCTTTAAAAATTTTGTCTAA
- a CDS encoding anaerobic ribonucleoside-triphosphate reductase activating protein, with amino-acid sequence MKIGGLEKLSLIDYPGEVSAVIFTIGCTFRCPFCYNPMLVLSQQGDRSGNTLPQGKETDQDHTPLNEDDLFLFLESRRKKLDAAVITGGEPTLQPDLPEFIRRIGALGYKIKLDTNGTDPAMLEKLLTDKLIDYLAMDLKAAPEDYPRATGTKFDFEKINQSVKLIMESGLPYEFRTTCVPGFIDAGGIEKIGELIKGADKWYLQNFKSDTDLIDNSLKGKPGFTSSEMEKFAEIGRKIVKRCEVRGTS; translated from the coding sequence ATGAAGATCGGCGGTTTGGAAAAATTAAGTTTGATCGATTACCCGGGCGAAGTTTCAGCAGTAATTTTTACGATCGGTTGCACCTTCCGCTGCCCGTTTTGCTATAATCCCATGCTTGTCCTGTCCCAACAAGGGGATAGGAGTGGAAATACTTTGCCGCAAGGCAAAGAAACAGATCAAGATCATACTCCGTTAAACGAGGATGATCTTTTTCTTTTTTTAGAGAGCCGCCGGAAAAAGCTCGATGCGGCGGTGATTACCGGCGGCGAGCCGACCTTGCAGCCGGACTTGCCGGAATTTATCCGCCGCATCGGGGCCTTGGGCTATAAAATAAAATTAGATACCAATGGCACTGATCCGGCCATGCTCGAAAAACTATTAACGGATAAGTTGATAGATTATTTAGCCATGGATTTAAAAGCCGCGCCTGAAGATTATCCGCGCGCAACTGGTACTAAATTCGATTTTGAAAAGATTAATCAAAGTGTTAAACTGATTATGGAAAGCGGCTTGCCTTATGAATTCAGAACAACTTGCGTGCCGGGGTTTATTGATGCAGGCGGGATTGAAAAAATAGGGGAGTTGATTAAAGGCGCGGATAAGTGGTATTTGCAGAATTTCAAATCCGACACGGATTTGATCGACAATTCCCTGAAAGGCAAGCCCGGATTTACTTCGTCGGAGATGGAAAAGTTTGCCGAGATCGGGCGGAAAATTGTTAAGAGATGTGAAGTGAGGGGGACTAGTTAA
- a CDS encoding anaerobic ribonucleoside-triphosphate reductase has product MSPTKIERQECVVYSRVVGYLAPVKNWNKGKKSEFADRKTFSVDKKDFN; this is encoded by the coding sequence ATGAGTCCCACAAAAATCGAAAGGCAAGAATGTGTTGTTTACAGCCGCGTCGTCGGTTATTTGGCGCCGGTCAAGAACTGGAACAAGGGCAAGAAGTCCGAGTTCGCCGACCGGAAAACTTTTTCCGTCGATAAAAAAGATTTTAATTAA